A region from the Lentimonas sp. CC4 genome encodes:
- a CDS encoding DUF354 domain-containing protein, producing MRILLEAHHPAHIHFWKYPVRELIERGHEVLMIGRDRDVMRRLLEVYDWIPSEIPKRKTGKNKFPMVEMLQRQWTVAKAIRRFQPDVVASLMGSYTQSAKLLGVRNLIFTDSEFQHFNHRIAHPFADEIYTPECFYKELGPRQIKYDGMHELLFLGREFDRSSGTCFMRYPGLHPQRYILIRMSAWNTLHDIGHAGFGSNLQGFIDAVPESYRIIISAEESELPDSLKRYAMPLRPEDFHAVLAHAAFVLTEGASTASEAACLGVSTVYINNTEPRGYLNLLEQEYGLVRGFSDVTLGMACAQEMIQSLSEVVLHQHQVAAERLLAKCPNLVDFVVKVLLRGSSESHY from the coding sequence ATGAGAATCTTACTTGAGGCACATCATCCTGCGCACATTCACTTCTGGAAATATCCAGTTCGTGAACTGATCGAGCGTGGGCATGAGGTTCTGATGATTGGTCGTGATCGCGATGTGATGCGTCGATTATTGGAAGTCTATGATTGGATTCCTTCTGAGATTCCAAAACGTAAGACAGGGAAAAATAAATTCCCGATGGTTGAAATGCTACAGCGGCAGTGGACGGTAGCGAAGGCGATTCGTCGTTTTCAGCCTGATGTGGTGGCGAGCTTGATGGGCAGTTATACGCAGAGCGCGAAGTTACTTGGTGTGCGTAATCTGATATTTACAGATTCTGAATTTCAGCATTTCAATCACCGGATTGCACACCCCTTTGCAGATGAGATTTATACTCCAGAATGTTTTTATAAAGAGCTGGGCCCAAGGCAGATTAAGTATGATGGGATGCATGAACTGCTCTTTTTAGGTCGTGAGTTTGACCGTTCTTCGGGGACTTGTTTCATGCGCTACCCTGGATTGCATCCACAGCGTTATATTTTGATTCGTATGTCTGCATGGAACACCTTGCATGATATTGGTCATGCTGGTTTTGGCTCGAATCTACAGGGATTTATTGACGCAGTCCCCGAGTCCTATCGTATCATCATTTCCGCTGAAGAATCAGAATTACCTGACTCGTTGAAGCGCTATGCGATGCCGCTGCGACCTGAGGATTTCCATGCGGTTTTGGCGCACGCAGCCTTTGTTTTGACCGAGGGTGCATCGACAGCTAGCGAAGCCGCGTGCTTGGGGGTGTCGACCGTGTATATTAATAATACAGAGCCTCGTGGTTATCTGAATCTACTCGAACAGGAGTATGGATTGGTTCGAGGCTTTAGCGATGTCACTCTTGGTATGGCTTGTGCGCAAGAGATGATTCAGAGCCTGAGTGAGGTGGTATTGCACCAACATCAAGTCGCTGCTGAACGCTTACTTGCTAAGTGCCCAAATCTAGTGGATTTCGTCGTGAAGGTGTTGTTGCGCGGATCGTCGGAGAGTCACTACTAA
- a CDS encoding glycosyltransferase family 39 protein, with protein MSFKLKSLIPRSRWCLWSVVLFSAILCVGTVTVGDYGMSWDEPFRFKGGDSQLAYYSDLVSGKGVSAQTSSYSGLFDLPLAIVHEAFPELGTRSQKGHIWSFCFGLIGLLSIWRVTARIGGERAGFFGLLLLATVPRYYGHMFFNPKDIPLAGMYALGVWAVVSLLSRLPKPAWRYVIAIGLAAGLALSARIAGFLVLCYFGLFIALFLIAKYGGAAVRGQAIDVREVLSDVGVWALRGAVSGLVALAVLLIFWPTLHVNPFAGAGDALETVQSYGWGGRVLMDGHFWDAQDLPIYYIPYWLMLTVPVSLQLLFLSAIVLGVSRLVSYARGAGWPSAAALLSRAVPVFAVLFPLAYLLYKDPTLYDGMRHYLFILPPMACACALALEWLIRKASQSGKRYLALVLQGGVGVAVLFVVADMVALHPYQYLYFNRMSGGLPAAYTRDETDYWGLSHKEAAEWLNEYVETLDPGGRRIFKVHLRYSRWMLQEHLNPERFEMSKERDGADFFVSVTRFNLHQAYPEAEVLHVVERQGVPLCFVFELKTEPIP; from the coding sequence ATGTCCTTTAAATTAAAGAGTTTGATACCCCGCTCACGCTGGTGCCTTTGGTCGGTCGTGCTTTTCTCTGCGATCCTTTGCGTAGGAACTGTCACTGTTGGCGATTACGGAATGTCGTGGGATGAGCCATTTCGCTTTAAAGGGGGCGATTCACAATTAGCCTATTATTCCGATCTCGTCTCGGGAAAGGGCGTCAGTGCTCAAACGAGTAGCTACTCAGGGCTATTTGATTTGCCCTTGGCGATTGTGCACGAAGCTTTCCCCGAATTGGGCACTCGCAGTCAGAAAGGGCATATCTGGAGTTTCTGTTTTGGGCTGATTGGGTTGCTGTCGATTTGGCGGGTCACTGCACGTATCGGTGGTGAACGGGCTGGTTTTTTCGGTCTATTACTGTTGGCGACAGTGCCGCGTTACTACGGCCATATGTTCTTTAACCCCAAGGATATTCCACTTGCCGGCATGTATGCGCTGGGCGTGTGGGCAGTTGTGTCGCTTTTGTCGCGTCTGCCGAAGCCAGCGTGGCGATATGTCATTGCGATTGGTCTTGCCGCGGGATTGGCGCTGTCCGCGCGTATTGCGGGTTTTTTGGTGCTCTGTTATTTCGGGCTGTTTATCGCACTCTTTTTAATTGCGAAGTATGGTGGCGCAGCGGTGCGAGGCCAAGCAATCGATGTGCGTGAAGTGCTTTCCGATGTCGGAGTGTGGGCTTTACGAGGTGCGGTCTCGGGGTTGGTAGCGTTGGCTGTGCTGCTGATTTTTTGGCCGACCTTGCATGTCAATCCATTTGCTGGGGCAGGGGATGCGCTGGAGACCGTGCAGAGTTATGGCTGGGGAGGGCGCGTGCTGATGGATGGGCATTTCTGGGACGCGCAGGATCTCCCGATCTACTATATCCCATATTGGTTGATGCTTACGGTGCCCGTCTCGCTGCAATTGTTATTTTTGTCGGCAATCGTTTTAGGGGTATCACGCCTCGTCAGCTATGCTCGTGGAGCAGGTTGGCCGAGCGCGGCAGCGCTGCTGTCACGCGCCGTGCCAGTGTTCGCGGTATTGTTTCCATTGGCTTATTTACTATATAAAGATCCGACACTTTACGATGGGATGCGGCACTATTTGTTCATCTTGCCGCCTATGGCATGTGCCTGTGCCTTAGCACTGGAGTGGTTGATTCGGAAGGCCAGTCAAAGTGGTAAGCGCTACCTTGCATTGGTATTACAAGGGGGCGTTGGAGTCGCCGTGCTCTTTGTTGTGGCTGATATGGTCGCATTGCACCCATATCAGTATCTCTATTTTAACCGAATGAGCGGAGGTTTACCTGCTGCCTACACGCGCGATGAAACGGACTACTGGGGGCTCTCGCATAAGGAAGCGGCTGAGTGGTTGAATGAATATGTGGAAACGCTCGATCCGGGCGGCAGGCGAATTTTCAAAGTGCACCTTCGCTATTCTAGATGGATGTTGCAGGAGCACCTGAATCCGGAACGATTTGAAATGTCTAAAGAACGCGACGGTGCAGATTTCTTTGTCTCTGTGACTCGCTTTAACCTGCATCAGGCTTATCCAGAAGCGGAAGTCTTACATGTGGTCGAGCGTCAAGGGGTGCCGCTATGTTTCGTTTTCGAATTAAAGACTGAGCCCATACCATGA
- a CDS encoding sulfatase, whose amino-acid sequence MKFKPTGVLESNDHRFVRCIIDCAWWLMVPIWMYWGVTALLAICLEGAMSADVAVGDLFFRQLLSLETIMAFPVLLPLAITGALGYSELSASLQKGIGFVSRICFRAFGLLFLLSIIFGWVHYSYSGRFPSLDSCLFYLKSPVHLFEHALQFSPIGLLVLFFVSVSLYLILIFWIPMVMRRLSVRMRAILSGAGVASFALFLFLNPPWAILEIKGSEVGRLRLSSRDPSVLTSTVEDYVEGLLLSRSGPWTSLILPSKRQGRIFVPDESVLRASYSERIDLEDYSKLVQVVSGEDFSCPNVIILLVESLRADEVNAVGVAEPTMPNLEALIADGLLFNNHYSSSSHSSYADISVISGVYPLWESIIHVYPNQAHYPRPRLYDLLNVMGSRTGIFSSQNENWGGMLNYLHSDRLDVFYHAGDLSAGERYLTRAFQLNRGKGFDRDTVDVALKWMEADSSPFFAYINLQGSHYPYYFPESKPRPFGAEFDTGELNFLNLPAEVIPYVRPRYRDSLYYVDQHIGRLVAELKKTGAWANTLLVVTGDTGQAFREHGFSGHARDLFDEVVRTPLVLSGGALSRTGVEDRLSQHVDIAPTVLDLAGLPAYSGFQGLSLVGTQERTWAPLVCQSPALKQLAVVTPSHKLMYDWDTGGVHLFNLLVDPGELNPQNSESECGLELQSLLETWASHQIDYYRNTERYTRFFAPSYSSPSLCPLN is encoded by the coding sequence ATGAAATTTAAACCAACAGGTGTATTAGAGTCTAATGACCATAGATTTGTTCGATGTATCATTGATTGTGCTTGGTGGCTGATGGTTCCGATTTGGATGTATTGGGGAGTCACGGCTTTGCTCGCCATCTGCTTAGAGGGGGCTATGTCTGCAGATGTCGCAGTTGGGGATCTATTCTTCAGGCAGCTTCTATCTTTAGAGACGATCATGGCGTTTCCAGTGTTGTTGCCGTTGGCCATTACAGGAGCTCTCGGGTATTCAGAGCTCAGCGCTTCTTTACAAAAAGGTATAGGTTTTGTTTCCCGTATCTGTTTCAGGGCATTCGGACTGCTGTTCTTATTGTCGATTATCTTCGGTTGGGTGCATTACTCGTATTCTGGGCGTTTTCCTAGTCTCGATTCCTGCTTGTTTTATTTAAAGTCCCCAGTCCATCTGTTTGAGCATGCGCTACAGTTTTCACCGATAGGATTGCTTGTGCTGTTTTTCGTGAGTGTGTCTCTGTATTTAATTCTTATTTTTTGGATTCCTATGGTGATGAGGCGGCTTTCAGTTCGCATGCGAGCGATTCTGAGTGGTGCTGGTGTTGCTTCATTTGCTCTCTTTTTGTTTTTGAACCCCCCTTGGGCTATTTTGGAAATTAAGGGTTCTGAAGTCGGGCGACTTCGTTTGTCGAGCCGTGATCCATCGGTGCTCACCTCAACGGTCGAGGATTATGTTGAAGGCTTACTCTTGAGTCGCTCTGGGCCTTGGACTTCGTTGATACTACCATCGAAACGACAGGGGCGGATTTTTGTTCCAGATGAGTCCGTTCTACGGGCGTCTTATTCCGAACGAATCGATTTGGAGGATTATTCGAAGCTCGTTCAAGTCGTGTCGGGAGAGGATTTTAGTTGCCCCAATGTAATTATTCTTCTGGTCGAATCTTTGCGAGCAGATGAGGTAAATGCGGTAGGTGTGGCAGAGCCGACGATGCCGAATTTGGAGGCATTGATCGCGGATGGTTTATTATTTAACAATCATTACAGCAGTTCGAGTCATTCCAGCTACGCGGATATCTCCGTCATTTCTGGAGTCTATCCATTGTGGGAATCAATCATTCATGTATACCCGAATCAGGCCCATTATCCTAGACCGCGGCTGTATGATTTATTGAATGTGATGGGGAGTCGCACCGGGATTTTTTCATCTCAGAATGAGAACTGGGGAGGCATGTTGAATTATCTACATTCAGATCGTTTGGATGTGTTTTATCATGCGGGTGACCTGAGTGCTGGTGAGCGTTACTTGACGCGAGCGTTTCAACTTAATAGAGGAAAGGGGTTTGATCGTGATACCGTGGATGTCGCACTCAAATGGATGGAGGCAGATTCCAGTCCATTCTTTGCATATATAAACCTGCAAGGAAGTCATTATCCTTACTATTTCCCGGAATCGAAACCACGTCCATTTGGAGCGGAGTTTGATACAGGTGAATTAAATTTTTTGAATTTGCCAGCAGAGGTGATTCCTTATGTCAGGCCTCGTTATCGAGATAGTTTATATTATGTCGATCAGCATATTGGCCGTTTGGTTGCTGAGTTGAAGAAGACAGGTGCATGGGCGAACACACTTTTGGTCGTAACTGGCGATACGGGGCAGGCGTTTCGTGAGCATGGATTTTCGGGACACGCTAGGGACCTGTTTGATGAGGTGGTGCGGACTCCCTTGGTGTTGTCGGGGGGGGCACTTTCGCGAACAGGGGTTGAGGATCGTTTATCACAGCATGTGGATATAGCGCCTACAGTGCTAGATCTTGCAGGCTTGCCAGCGTATTCAGGGTTTCAAGGACTCAGCCTCGTTGGAACGCAAGAACGGACTTGGGCACCTCTGGTGTGCCAGTCGCCGGCGCTTAAGCAGTTAGCTGTCGTCACCCCAAGTCATAAGCTCATGTATGACTGGGATACCGGAGGTGTGCATTTGTTCAACCTGCTTGTGGATCCGGGCGAGCTGAATCCACAAAATTCTGAGAGTGAGTGTGGGCTTGAGTTGCAGTCATTACTTGAAACCTGGGCGTCTCACCAGATCGATTATTATCGTAATACGGAGCGTTACACTCGATTTTTCGCACCTAGCTATTCTAGCCCATCCCTATGTCCTTTAAATTAA
- a CDS encoding glycosyltransferase family 39 protein produces MNAVKQSLRESGYAQRYVWIRSLIVLAVLVYGCGFCLEFLVDSLGRSPVLDGRENLAWAELIAAGQVPVEPLYRALLYPWVLSFFPQGSLWLVSFFGLLCHFMNGFLVGCLAERLWKSRLAAWVAGLLYAAYPVALYFSVQVLDLTFALSLFLGSVVLFLRSGAAQVRWRALFLAILCGVLGGLAVLARPNFLPAVLLLPLLPILQVYVSRQPTGRACGSACLIGGALLLTLIGQGAWNLRQSGEFRILPWQGAYNLYAANREGANGKFYKQRVAFDQVPAGMNTTRMESEYLYRKALGPDAELDVGAMSSYWRAQLFREIADDPVRWIGLMGKKVVYLFNDWEQYNNLTYAYHKDRFLLLQWNPLGWGMLLLCGVFCGLLGYSKARRGVFLSLGLLGLAYAAGVLIFFASARFRLPLVPLLAVLCGGWTVLPWREWYQSRRRAWMLVGAGCLLGAVCVYSNFFDARDDASFIQDELLLASASAKLGEDAEALRYAEAVLVRDPARAEAKRIQVVSLFNLWMNLFLQGNREASVVLWRDLELADMGEIPEGGAILFIRGVIAWRQGDLSSARLLWRRGVVEFGSRSSAEALNLVGPSGQGQDPSYEGGSSMKQILFFNEI; encoded by the coding sequence ATGAACGCTGTTAAGCAATCTCTTCGTGAAAGCGGTTATGCTCAAAGATACGTGTGGATTCGTAGTTTGATTGTGCTTGCCGTGCTTGTTTACGGGTGTGGCTTTTGTCTCGAGTTTCTAGTGGATTCTTTGGGCCGTTCGCCAGTGTTAGATGGGCGTGAAAATCTGGCGTGGGCTGAGTTGATCGCGGCAGGTCAGGTTCCAGTTGAGCCGCTTTATCGCGCGCTGCTGTATCCTTGGGTGCTCTCGTTCTTTCCGCAAGGGAGCCTTTGGCTGGTTTCATTTTTTGGGTTGTTGTGCCATTTTATGAATGGTTTTTTAGTCGGGTGTCTCGCAGAGCGATTGTGGAAGAGTCGTCTGGCTGCTTGGGTGGCAGGATTGCTCTATGCGGCCTATCCGGTCGCACTTTATTTTTCGGTGCAGGTCTTGGATCTCACCTTTGCGCTGTCTCTCTTCTTAGGCTCGGTTGTTTTGTTCTTACGCAGCGGTGCGGCTCAGGTTCGTTGGCGTGCTTTGTTCCTTGCTATACTTTGTGGTGTGCTTGGAGGGCTAGCGGTTTTGGCTCGGCCTAATTTCCTGCCTGCAGTGTTATTGCTGCCATTGCTTCCGATTCTGCAGGTATATGTATCAAGACAGCCTACGGGGCGAGCATGCGGCTCTGCTTGTTTGATCGGAGGAGCCCTACTTCTCACTTTGATCGGGCAAGGTGCTTGGAATCTACGGCAGTCAGGTGAGTTCCGTATTCTACCGTGGCAGGGCGCATACAATCTGTATGCAGCGAATCGTGAGGGCGCGAATGGTAAGTTTTATAAGCAGCGCGTTGCATTTGATCAGGTGCCGGCTGGGATGAATACGACACGCATGGAGTCTGAATATCTTTATCGTAAAGCACTCGGGCCCGATGCGGAGCTGGATGTCGGTGCGATGTCTTCGTATTGGCGAGCGCAGCTGTTTCGAGAAATTGCCGACGATCCTGTCCGTTGGATCGGCTTGATGGGCAAGAAAGTCGTTTACCTGTTTAACGATTGGGAACAGTATAATAATTTAACCTATGCGTATCATAAGGATCGGTTCTTATTGTTGCAGTGGAACCCGCTGGGGTGGGGCATGCTGTTGCTGTGCGGAGTGTTTTGTGGGCTTTTAGGCTATTCGAAGGCTCGGCGCGGTGTGTTTCTTTCGCTGGGTTTGCTTGGATTGGCGTATGCCGCCGGGGTGCTGATATTCTTTGCGAGTGCCCGCTTCCGATTGCCGTTGGTGCCGTTGTTGGCAGTGCTCTGCGGAGGGTGGACAGTCCTGCCGTGGCGTGAATGGTATCAATCTCGTCGACGTGCCTGGATGCTTGTGGGGGCCGGATGCCTGCTGGGAGCGGTGTGCGTCTATAGTAACTTTTTTGATGCGCGTGATGATGCTAGTTTTATTCAGGATGAGTTATTGCTAGCAAGTGCGAGTGCGAAGTTGGGCGAAGATGCTGAGGCGCTGCGCTATGCTGAGGCGGTATTGGTTAGAGATCCTGCCCGTGCGGAAGCGAAGCGTATTCAAGTGGTAAGCCTATTCAATCTGTGGATGAATCTGTTTCTTCAGGGCAATCGAGAAGCAAGCGTCGTCTTGTGGCGTGATTTAGAGCTGGCTGACATGGGTGAGATTCCTGAAGGCGGAGCAATCCTATTTATCCGTGGAGTGATTGCTTGGCGACAAGGTGACTTGAGCTCGGCGCGGTTGCTGTGGCGGCGTGGTGTTGTCGAGTTTGGATCTAGGTCGAGCGCAGAGGCATTGAATCTGGTAGGCCCCTCGGGGCAGGGGCAAGATCCCTCGTATGAAGGAGGGTCGAGTATGAAGCAGATATTATTTTTTAATGAAATTTAA